Below is a genomic region from Nitrospira sp..
CCCCTTGACCGAACGCTTGACGCTGTTCTGGCACAACCACTTCACGTCCAGCTTCCACAAGGTGAAATGGCCGGCGCTGCTGTACCATCAGAACGTACTGCTTCGCCATCATGCGCTGGGATCATTCCGGGATCTGCTCTTTCAGATTGCGAAGGATCCGGCGATGGTGCTGTATCTGGATACGCAGACCAACCATAAGGATCATCCCAACGAGAATTTCGCCCGAGAGCTCTTCGAGCTGTTCACGCTCGGGGAAGGGCATTACACCGAGGTCGACATCAAGGAAGCGGCGCGCGCGTTTACCGGCTGGCATGTTGCCCTGCATCACGGCGGAGGGTTCGCGTTCAACCGGCGTCAGCATGATAGTGGGGTGAAGCATGTGTTGGGGAAGACCGGTGCCTTCGGTGGTGACGAGATTCTGGCGATCGCGCTTGATCAACCAGCCTGCGCGACGTATGTGACCGCCAAGCTGTGGCGGGAGTTTGTTTCAGATGAGCCGGATGCGCGCGAGGTCGAGCGGCTTGCAGTGCTGTTTCGGAACAGCGGCTATCAGATCAAGCCGCTCCTGCGCGGGCTGTTGACCCTGCCGCAGTTCTGGGCACCCGAGACGCGCGGAGTGCTCGTGAAGTCGCCGGTCGAATTGCTGGTTGGTACCGTCCGCCTCCTGAATCTGCCGATCAAAGACACGACCATACTCGCGAAATATGGAAAGCGCCTGGGGCAGGATCTCTTCGATCCGCCCAACGTGAAGGGCTGGCCTGGGGGGACTCGCTGGATTACCAGCGCGACCCTGCTGAATCGTTGGCAACTCTTACAGCGGGGCCTGCGGGGTGCTGACATGGGCGGACCTATGCATACCCATGCAGGCATGGGAGAGATGCACGGCGCCGCCTGGATTACGGAGGAAGCGGCGGAGACCGTGCAGGCGGTCTTGGCACCGGTGCCGCCGGTGAATCCGATTCCGACGGGAGAAGACCGATGGCAGATGGTGTTTCATCTGGTGATGGATCCGACCTTCCAACTGAAGTAAGGGGCGAGCCATGCTTCGTCGAGACTTGTTGAAATTCGTCGCGACGTTGCCACTACTGTGGTTGGCTCCGCGGCCGTTTGATCTTCTCGCAGCTTCGTCTGCGCCGGTCCGGGGCCGCTGGGATCGCATCCTGATCCTGGTCGAACTGCATGGAGGCAATGACGGCCTCAACACGCTCGTGCCGTATTCCGACGAACGGTATTATCAGGCCCGTCCTCATCTGGCGATTCCCCGCGAGCGAGTGCTGCAGCTCTCGCCATCGGTCGGTTTGCACTATGCGCTGGAGCCGCTGATGCCTTTGTGGGAGAAGCAGCAGTTGGCGATTATCCAGGGTGTAGGCTATCCCGATCCGAACCGGTCGCATTTCCGGTCGATCGAAATATGGGATACGGCCTCGGCCAGCCAGCAAGTACTGGATGAGGGCTGGCTCGCCCGTTTGTTTGAGGCGTATCCGTTGCCAGAGACATTTGCCGCCGACGGAATACTGCTTGGCCCGCGGGACGGCGGGCCGTTGAGTGGAAAGACGGTCCGGACGGTCGCGCTGCACGATCCGCAACAGTTTCTTCAGCAGGCCGGTCACGTGAAGGCGGTGGAACAATCGAGTACCAACCGCGCGCTGGCTCACATCCTTCAGGTGCAACGGGAACTCACCCATGCAGCAGGCGATCTGGCTGTGCGCCTGCAACAAGCCCCGCCGTTGCAGGTGCTCTTTCCTCCATCGCCGATCGGACGTCAGCTTGAAACGGCAGCGCAGCTGCTGACGGCTAAGGTGCCGGCGGCGGTGATGAAAGTCTCGCAGACAGGTTTCGATACCCATGCCGGTCAGTTGGGGCACCATGAGCGGTTGTTGAAGGAGCTGGCCGAAGGTCTGGCAGCGTTCCGTCAGGCGATGGTTCAAGCCGGGCTCTGGGACCGAGTTTTGCTGATGACCTATTCAGAATTCGGACGGCGGGTTGGTGAGAACGCCAGTGCGGGCACGGATCATGGGACTGCGGCTCCGCATCTGTTCCTGGGCGGATCTGTGAAGGGGGGATTGTATGGAAGCATGCCGTCGCTGAACGATCTTCAAGAAGGGGATCTGAAATATCGGATCGACTACCGGAGCCTGTATGCCACGGTGATGCGATTGTGGTGGGGGATTCCAGAAACCACGATCGTGGGGCCGGAGTACCAGGCGATCAATTGTCTGGCGTGATGGATCCGGTTCGTGATGAGTCCGGGTCCTCGTCTGTCGGGTTGTCCGGATCGATCGTCAGCGGCGTGCCCGGGATACGATAGCCTCCCGTGGCCCAAGTGCCCAGGTCCGTGAGCTGACAGCGTTCTGAACAGAACGGACGCCAGTGATTGTCTTTCCACTCGGTGGGAGTTCGGCAGACCGGGCATTTCATGCCGGAAGTCTACCATTCTCCCGGTCCGGTTGGGCAAGAGGGGCGGGCGCTTCGCTAGGAATTTGGCTGAGGCTTGGCGACGTGCAGAAAACGTTGCAGGCGGCTGCGATCCAGGTCGGACAGATTCAAGAACTCGACGCCGAATTCACCATGATTGGCCCAGCGGACGGCGGCAGAGTGGACGGTAATCGGCGAACCCAGGTCGGTGGCCCGAATGAGGAGCCGTACACCTGACCCGGGATTGATCGGGGCCGTGCTGGTCACGGCGCAGCCTCCGGCGGAGATGTCGAACATGGTGCCTTCGCTGATCTCGGTCTGATTGGTTGTGGAGAAGAAGACTTGGAGCTCGACAGGAATGCGACGATGCTCGCGGCACTCGATCATGACGGCCTCCCGGTGGTGGATTAGCGGGTGGAGGGGTGTTCGAAGAACTTTACCGAGACGGCGTTCTGCTTCATCTTCTTGACGAGTCCGACATAGGACACGTCGCGAATGATGTTTGTGAACTGTGCTCGGTAGTTGCTCACGATGCTGGCTCCATCCACAACCACATCGTAGACCAGCCATTCCTCCGATTGAAGGAATAACCGAAAATCCACCCGGGCGTTATGTGTGTTGAGGAAGGAGCGGGAGGGGAAGCCCGGACTGGCCTTAGCCGGGTTTCTGCGCTTTTTCGAGCTTGGCCCAGGCGTCTTTCAATGACACGGTTCGATTGAATACGAGGCGGCTCGGTGAGGTGTCCGGGTCGACACAGAAGTAGCCGGTTCGTTCGAACTGAAAGCGCGCGCCTGCTGGAGCCTCCTTCAGGCTGGGTTCGACCAGGCATCCAGTCAATCGTTCGAGTGACTGCGGGTTGAGCGATTGTGTCCAGTCCTGGTCCGGAGACACTTTCGCCAGGTCGGTCGTCAATAACGGATTGTACAGGCGCACTTCGGCAGGGACCGCGTGCGCGGCGGACACCCAATGAATGGTCGCTTTGACCTTTCGCTGTTCCTGGGACGATCCGCTCTTGGTGTCGGGATCGTAGGTGCAGCGCAATTCGGTGATGGCGCCGGTCTGCGGATCTTTCACGACGCCGGTACATTTCACAATGTAGGCGTAGCGCAGGCGGACTTCGCGCCCGGGTGCCAGACGAAAGAATTGCTTGGGGGGATCTTCGCGGAAATCATCTTGTTCGATATACAGCACGCGTGAAAAGGGCACGTGACGGGTCCCCGCTGCGGGGTCTTCCGGATTGTTGACGGCCTCCATGTCTTCGGCCGTTCCCTCGGGATAATTCTCGATGACGACTTTGAGCGGGTTCAGGACGGCCATCACGCGCGGCGACCGCTTATTCAAGTCTTCGCGAATGAAAAATTCAAGCAGTTGCATCTCCACGATCGCATCGCGCTTGGCCACGCCGATGTGGTCGCAAAAGGCGCGAATGGCTTCAGCCGTATAGCCGCGCCGCCGTAATCCCTTGATCGTGGGGATGCGGGGATCGTCCCAGCCTGCGACCAATTTTTTGGTCACGAGTTCCAGCAACTTGCGTTTACTCATGACGGCGAAAGTCAGGTTCAGCCGGGCGAATTCGATCTGTCTTGGCCGGTGGACCGCGCCTGATTCTGCGACGACCCAGTCGTACAGCGGGCGGTGATCTTCAAACTCTAAGGTGCAGATCGAATGGGTGATGCCTTCAATGGCGTCTGACAGCGGGTGGGCGTAGTCGTAAGCCGGATAGATGCACCACTTGGTTCCGGTCCGGTAGTGGGCGGCATGGCGGATGCGATAGAGCACAGGATCGCGCAGATTGATGTTCGGCGAAGCCATGTCGATCTTGGCCCGCAGGACATGCGCGCCGTCGGGGAATTCGCCTGCCCGCATCCGGCGAAAGAGATCCAGATTTTCATCGACCGGTCTGGTTCGGCACGGGCTATTCTTGCCGGGCTCGGTGAGCGTGCCCCGATATTCGCGCATCTGATCGGCCGTCAGGCTATCGACATAGGCTTTGCCTTTTTGAATGAGGACTACGGCAAATTCGTAGAGTTGCTCGAAATAGTCCGAGGCGTAAAACTTCTTGCCGTGCCAGTCGAATCCCAGCCAGCGCACGTCGTCCTGAATGGATTCGACAAATTCCGGATCTTCTGTGGTGGGGTTCGTGTCGTCGAAGCGCAGGTGGCAGACTCCCCCGGGATTTTCGTTGGCGATGCCGAAATTGAGGCAAATGGATTTCGCATGGCCGATATGGAGATAGCCGTTCGGTTCCGGTGGAAAGCGGGTCACGACGCGGCCGCCGTGCTTGCCGGTGGCTTGATCTGCAGCCACGATCTCACGAATGAAATCTGATGGTCCTGTGGATGCTGGGTCAGTCATTGGCTTGTCGCTCGTGGTTCAAACAGTTATGCGCAGGGCAGTTGGATTGCGGCGTAGTTGTACCACAGTCCGGTGTGTACGAGAAACGGGGAGGGGGAGCAGTTGATTAGGAGAGCGGCCCGGAGGGTTCCGGGGCCTCATGGGAGGACATCTGAATGACGTTGAAATCTTTTTGTGCGATGAGGTGCCCCTCCATTCGAAGCCGGAATTCGTAGCGGCCGGGAGCGGGAAACATCAGTGAAGGAATATTGATGCCGAAATCGGAGATCTGCAACCGGTCGGCGATGACGATATTAGGGAGCGTGGCCCGACAGACCAGCTGCTCCGTATTGATGTATGCCAGGTCGATATCGAAGTGGTACGTGCCTTCTGCGTCGGTGAGGCAGAAATACAGGCCCATCTGATTGTGCTGAAACGGGAAGGAGGCGGCCTGTAAGTGGGTGAAGATGCCGATGAGGCTTTTCTTCTTGGTCTGACTGTCTTCGATGACTTGGTCGCACACCAAGAAGGCTTGCACGCTGGGTGTGTGGATGTCCGGCATGAATGTCATTCTACGAGATGAGGGAAGATTCTCAAAGGACTCTTCCAAATTGCGGAAGAGTCGCTGTGGAGCCGAAGTTTGAGTAGTGTATCGTTTCGATTCGAAGGGGGGAGGAACACGCGCGGATTGATCAGTGCAACGTCAGCCAAGCACCACGGTCCCGCCTTTGTTTTCACTGACGTCACCGAAGAGGGTCGTGCCGGAGCCAATGCGGCAGTAATGGGGTGTGATGTCCACGAGTATCCCCTTATGCGAATAGAATTTCCCCAGCGCTACCTGGATTTTCTTGTGAGCCACGACGCAGGCTTCCAGCACTGTTTGGCCTGTGGATTGATCGGTCACGCGGACCCACGGATGGTCGGCGGTCGCGCCGGCGTCCGCACGGTGCACGTCGACGCTGAATTGATTGGTCGGATTCAATACCAGGACGTTGCGGCGAAGATGGCCGATGTGTGTGCCCGTATCACCGTACAGATCGATCGTCACGAGAAGTAAGCCCTGGTCCGGTTTCGACTCCAAAAACAGCTGTTCTTTCCCCTGGATCCGAACCACCCCGTTGGTGTTGCGAAACTTATTTGAGCCGATGAGCAGTTCGAGGCCTAGCCGCGAGGATTCTGTCTCGGTTGGATCGGGCGTGGAGGCGCCGATTGTGCGTTGTGGGGCAAGGGATTCTGACATCGTGATCCTCGTTCCGGTACGTCCTCAAGTAGGCGTAGGTGCATCCTGATGGGAAGGTGAGAGGCTAGGCTTTGGGTCCCCCCTCTGTCAAGACTTTCCATAGGAATATGGGCGGCTCGGTTTGAGTCGGTGATGCCCCGGCCGGTTGTGAAGCCCAGAGCGGTACTTCTCACGGGTTGGCCCTTCCCTCGGACGCCAGGCGAGCGCGGATGCGCCGGGTACGTTTGCAAACCAGAAAGTCTCTGTGATACCGTTCCACCCTCGATTTGGCAGTCCTGCAGGCGTGCGTTGTATCGGGAGCGTGCAGGAGGGCCGATATGTTCCGGATGGTCCCATCGTCTAGCCTGGCCTAGGACGGAGCCCTCTCAAGGCTTAAACACGGGTTCAAATCCCGTTGGGACCACCACCTTGATTTTATTGAAGTTTTAGACTCCGTGTTTGAGGAACATACGAATGTTCCTCGAACATGGAATTCTTGTCACTCGGAAAACCCGCCATCATCTGCCGCGCGGACTCTTCGTAAAACGACACGGCTTGTTTCAGTTGTGCCGGACGAATCATCGTATAGATCTGCGTGGTATCAATGCGCGCATGTCCAAGCAGCGCGCGCACTTGCTCCAGGTCGTGCCGCTGTTCCAGCACTTCCATAGCAACGCCATGGCGGAGATCATGCGGCTTCAACATGGGATAGCCGATCATCCGTCCATAGAGTTTGCACAATCGCCAGATGTTTTTTCCGGTCATCGGTGCTCGCTGTTTTCCGAGTGACCTCCGTCCCCACACAGACCAAAAGAGTGGCGTCTCCGGTGTGACCGTCGTGACAGACGGCGTGACCACCTGCGCGACGTAGGCGTGCAGATACCGCATGACGGGTTCGGGCAGCGGAATGTCTCTCGTATGACCGCCCTTGACCCGGACACGGCGCAATCCCCATAGCGCATCCAAGTGTCTCGCTTGAAGCGTTGCCACGGACTCTCGACGCATGCCGGTAAAGCGCAGGATCAGGAAGACAGCCACATCACGAGGCCGCTGTCGGCTTCTGGCCGCTTCAATCAATGCATCCATCAGGGCCGGTGTCGGCACCTGTTTGGGAGGCTCGATCCGATGCGGAGGCCGATCCATTCCGGCAATGGGATTCGCCTGCAACGCTTCCCGCTTCACCAGCCAATTACAAAAGCTGGAAAGCGCCGACTGGCGACTCCTGATCGTGCCCAGTGTGAGATCACGTGCGGCCATCTCATCCATCCAGTCCTGAATCACCGCCTTGGACAAGTCTGAGAGTCGCGCCACTCGTCCGAAGCGCCCGCGCCCGAACACTAAGAACTGCTCTAACACCCAGCGATAGGCCTGCACCCCTCCTTCCGTTTTCCCTCGCTGTTTGAGTTGGTACTGACAAAACTGCTCCACCAATTCTACTAAGGGTCGTGTCATGACAGTGCCTTTCCGGTCCCCGCCACAACTACGACTTCGCCGGGAGGAAGTATGCGGAGGCACCAGCCAGCCGTCAAGCCGTGTCGGAGACTCTTGGGCCTTGTCAGTGACGATCAGTTCCGTATCCATGCTCACATCATCGAATGATCAAATCGGGGGAGTCTTGCGACACCCCCGCACCCCCCAGATGCGCCCGCGCGTCCGCCGGCGCCGGAAGGGGGGCTGGGCGGCCCTCAGAGCATCGGCCTGGCCTTCCTGCGGCCCTTCAGGCCCGCCCGCTGCACGAAGTGCCGTCCAGCACCTCAGAATTGTCCCTGCCCCGGACTGTGGCGGGGGGCAGGAACTGAATTGTTATCGAACAAGCGCCTTCAGTTGGTCTTTATCCAATCGTGTCCCGAATTCCCGTTCGACCCGTTCGGCCATCTCCTGCCAGGTTCGTCCGGCGGCTTTCATCTCTTTGAGGACATCGAGCGCTTTTACTAACGAGCGGTCCGCCAGGCCCCCGGGTTCTGGTTGGCGTATCCCCAATGCCTTGCCCAGATCTTTCCGTAACGAGTCTTGGAGTGCCGCTCGACTGAATGAGGTGACGACGGGAGCAGGAGCCGGTTTCGGTTTGCGTGGCCGATCCCAATAGGGGCTTTTGCAACTGGGGCAGCGGAGTGGCTTCTTAGGGCGACGGGGCCACCACCTGTTCGCGCACCGCAGGCAGGTCTGCTGTTGGAGCACTGCCGAGTCGGGTCTTCCCGATGCGAGTGCTCCCTTGATAGCAGCATCTGCTCGTAATCTGTTGAAATCCCTCATCTTACGTCCCTGGAATTAGCGCCCCCGTTTTACTAAGCGGGGGCTTTCTGCCCGCCGGGCGTAGCCGGCGGGGCAGCACGCCTCGCTTAGTCCATCGTTGGTTTGGCCTTGAGTCGGCGACTCAGGGCATCCATCGCCTTCATCCCGATCGTCCGTCCGACGATCCTCAAGGCTTGCAACTCCCCATCCACGACCATTTCCATCAGCATGCAGGCCCGGATGTACTCCGAGACGGTCATCCCCGCTTTCTTGGCGCACTTCTCGATCAGTGCCTTTTCTTCCTCGTTCACGCGAAACTGCATCATTTGAGTTTTCATAAGCCCTCCGGTGTATTTCACAATGCATGACAGAACTGTACGTCGTATCGCATGACACGTCAAGGATTATCAAGGTACGTAGGCCCTCTTAAATATACGGCGATGATATACTTGCCAGTTCTTGCTCAAAGTGAATAGTTGCAAGCCTTTTTAGGATTCAGCATACTTTTGGTAGGCC
It encodes:
- a CDS encoding DUF1800 domain-containing protein, with the protein product MPMTFQDARHLLARTGFGGTPAEIRELARLDREAAVDRLLAGVGTTARTSPPSQVLNALPPVEGMKGLSVEQKKAFKQERREDAFELKGWWYQELLTTPSPLTERLTLFWHNHFTSSFHKVKWPALLYHQNVLLRHHALGSFRDLLFQIAKDPAMVLYLDTQTNHKDHPNENFARELFELFTLGEGHYTEVDIKEAARAFTGWHVALHHGGGFAFNRRQHDSGVKHVLGKTGAFGGDEILAIALDQPACATYVTAKLWREFVSDEPDAREVERLAVLFRNSGYQIKPLLRGLLTLPQFWAPETRGVLVKSPVELLVGTVRLLNLPIKDTTILAKYGKRLGQDLFDPPNVKGWPGGTRWITSATLLNRWQLLQRGLRGADMGGPMHTHAGMGEMHGAAWITEEAAETVQAVLAPVPPVNPIPTGEDRWQMVFHLVMDPTFQLK
- a CDS encoding PilZ domain-containing protein; the protein is MIECREHRRIPVELQVFFSTTNQTEISEGTMFDISAGGCAVTSTAPINPGSGVRLLIRATDLGSPITVHSAAVRWANHGEFGVEFLNLSDLDRSRLQRFLHVAKPQPNS
- a CDS encoding DUF6290 family protein — protein: MKTQMMQFRVNEEEKALIEKCAKKAGMTVSEYIRACMLMEMVVDGELQALRIVGRTIGMKAMDALSRRLKAKPTMD
- a CDS encoding ABC transporter substrate-binding protein, translating into MDFRLFLQSEEWLVYDVVVDGASIVSNYRAQFTNIIRDVSYVGLVKKMKQNAVSVKFFEHPSTR
- a CDS encoding tyrosine-type recombinase/integrase — translated: MTRPLVELVEQFCQYQLKQRGKTEGGVQAYRWVLEQFLVFGRGRFGRVARLSDLSKAVIQDWMDEMAARDLTLGTIRSRQSALSSFCNWLVKREALQANPIAGMDRPPHRIEPPKQVPTPALMDALIEAARSRQRPRDVAVFLILRFTGMRRESVATLQARHLDALWGLRRVRVKGGHTRDIPLPEPVMRYLHAYVAQVVTPSVTTVTPETPLFWSVWGRRSLGKQRAPMTGKNIWRLCKLYGRMIGYPMLKPHDLRHGVAMEVLEQRHDLEQVRALLGHARIDTTQIYTMIRPAQLKQAVSFYEESARQMMAGFPSDKNSMFEEHSYVPQTRSLKLQ
- a CDS encoding glutamine--tRNA ligase/YqeY domain fusion protein, which produces MTDPASTGPSDFIREIVAADQATGKHGGRVVTRFPPEPNGYLHIGHAKSICLNFGIANENPGGVCHLRFDDTNPTTEDPEFVESIQDDVRWLGFDWHGKKFYASDYFEQLYEFAVVLIQKGKAYVDSLTADQMREYRGTLTEPGKNSPCRTRPVDENLDLFRRMRAGEFPDGAHVLRAKIDMASPNINLRDPVLYRIRHAAHYRTGTKWCIYPAYDYAHPLSDAIEGITHSICTLEFEDHRPLYDWVVAESGAVHRPRQIEFARLNLTFAVMSKRKLLELVTKKLVAGWDDPRIPTIKGLRRRGYTAEAIRAFCDHIGVAKRDAIVEMQLLEFFIREDLNKRSPRVMAVLNPLKVVIENYPEGTAEDMEAVNNPEDPAAGTRHVPFSRVLYIEQDDFREDPPKQFFRLAPGREVRLRYAYIVKCTGVVKDPQTGAITELRCTYDPDTKSGSSQEQRKVKATIHWVSAAHAVPAEVRLYNPLLTTDLAKVSPDQDWTQSLNPQSLERLTGCLVEPSLKEAPAGARFQFERTGYFCVDPDTSPSRLVFNRTVSLKDAWAKLEKAQKPG
- a CDS encoding DUF1501 domain-containing protein, whose translation is MLRRDLLKFVATLPLLWLAPRPFDLLAASSAPVRGRWDRILILVELHGGNDGLNTLVPYSDERYYQARPHLAIPRERVLQLSPSVGLHYALEPLMPLWEKQQLAIIQGVGYPDPNRSHFRSIEIWDTASASQQVLDEGWLARLFEAYPLPETFAADGILLGPRDGGPLSGKTVRTVALHDPQQFLQQAGHVKAVEQSSTNRALAHILQVQRELTHAAGDLAVRLQQAPPLQVLFPPSPIGRQLETAAQLLTAKVPAAVMKVSQTGFDTHAGQLGHHERLLKELAEGLAAFRQAMVQAGLWDRVLLMTYSEFGRRVGENASAGTDHGTAAPHLFLGGSVKGGLYGSMPSLNDLQEGDLKYRIDYRSLYATVMRLWWGIPETTIVGPEYQAINCLA